The genome window TCTTGCAGATATCGACGCGCTTCCAGCACCGAAGCATGGAATTCTGCGCTGTTCTCTTGACGCAAATCCAGCAGATTCACGGCTTTATTCAGATGTTCGACCAAATTCAGCCGCTCCAGATCATCCTCACGCAGCAGATCCGCCGCATCGAGCGCAGCCTTAAGATCGTAATATAGATCGGTTACAGGCTGATGATGCTCAGCTACATAGACATTGAGAAAGACATCGGCTGCCGAAGTACTACAGTACGCATATAAAGCCAGTTCGAATTCTTCCCCTTTTGCCGCAGCAGGTGTCAGGTCAATTTCCGTATGGTTCACATCCAAACCACAGATCAGTTCCCCATTGAGGAATGCCAGAAATTGTGGATTATCATAGTTCCAGATATCATCCGCACCGGTGACGATGGTACATACGACTTTTTTTCCTTCCATATGATCCGGGATGCGAATCCGGGTTTTGAAGCAGCTGTGTACATCTTTACCACCCCAGCCATCCCCTTTACGAAATACGTTCCAGGAGGAAGGGTCTTCATGCACCAGTTCCCAGGAGTGGTAACCACTTTCTTTATGATAAAGCTCCGGTATATATGTCTTTGAGGTCAGTCGTGCACGTTCCAAGTGTTTAACTATGGTATGGATCCGAGTATACAAGGAATTCATTTTCATGTTGGTTTCCCACCTTGGTTTGTAGTAAGTACAGGCTGTAGTCGTCGTTGGAGCAAGTATACTGCAAGCGCTAACATATCAACTCTATCATAACAAAGGGGAAAGGGAGCAAACTACGTAATGTATGCTGAAAAAGACGTATTTTTATTGCATTTCATGCTAAAATAAAATCATTAGTATCGGGATAGGAGGCATGTCCATGACAACATCCGTTTTGACATACGAGCAGGGATATGTAATCCATGTCAATCAGCCTGGAGACGAACTCTTTTATCATTTGGACTACGACGAACGCTCCCATGATTTGAATATGGAGTTTCAGCACTTTCATGATTTCTATGAAGTCTGTATTCTTCTGGATCGTACGGCTGCGCATATTATTGAAGGCAGTTTATATGAGATTCAGCCAATGGATATCGTGCTGCTGCGACCTTCTTTGCTGCATAAGACGCAGTATCCGAAAGGTACACCGCCAAAACGGTTGATGATTAATTTTGCGATGCCTCGCCATATGCCCGGACTTGAGAACGGTTACAATGAACTATTCTCCATTTTTGATGAAGAGGTTCCGATTTTCCGCTTTCCGGAAGAAAGGCGCAAAGAAATCCTCGCGCCCATCAATGATATTTTTGCCATATCCCAGCAGCGCTCTACACTTCAACCGGTTGTGATCCATCATAAATTTGTAGAGTTTCTGTGTGCCATTCATCGTTACGCGGCAGAGAACGGGTATGTGCGAGAAGAGACAGGATCATCGATGTCCCGGCGCATGTATGCCATTGCATCCTATATTCACAGCCATTATCAGCAGGATTTATCTTTGGAAGAGGTATCCAGGCGGT of Paenibacillus sp. FSL R5-0517 contains these proteins:
- a CDS encoding AraC family transcriptional regulator — translated: MTTSVLTYEQGYVIHVNQPGDELFYHLDYDERSHDLNMEFQHFHDFYEVCILLDRTAAHIIEGSLYEIQPMDIVLLRPSLLHKTQYPKGTPPKRLMINFAMPRHMPGLENGYNELFSIFDEEVPIFRFPEERRKEILAPINDIFAISQQRSTLQPVVIHHKFVEFLCAIHRYAAENGYVREETGSSMSRRMYAIASYIHSHYQQDLSLEEVSRRFYVSAHHLSRQFNRVTGFTFTEYVQMTRIRNAQQLLLNSSEKITDIAAQCGFASFSQFNRIFNKQSGMSPSAYRRSRPSQSKHERMLVGERHE